A genomic region of Equus caballus isolate H_3958 breed thoroughbred chromosome 1, TB-T2T, whole genome shotgun sequence contains the following coding sequences:
- the TAF5L gene encoding TAF5-like RNA polymerase II p300/CBP-associated factor-associated factor 65 kDa subunit 5L isoform X1 codes for MKRVRTEQIQMAVSCYLKRRQYVDSDGPLKQGLRLSQTAEEMAANLTVQSESGCANIVSAAPCQAEPQQYEVQFGRLRNFLTDSDSQHSHEVMPLLYPLFVYLHLNLVQNSPKSTVESFYSRFHGMFLQNASQKDVIEQLQTTQTIQDILSNFKLRAFLDNKYVVRLQEDSYNYLIRYLQSDNNTALCKVLTLHIHLDVQPAKRTDYQLYASGSSSRSEGNGLEGTDMPAPILQNEAALEVLQESIKRVKDGPPSLTTICFYAFYNTEQLLNTAEISPDSKLLAAGFDNSCIKLWSLRSKKLKSEPHQVDVSRIHLACDILEEEDDEDDNAGTEMKILRGHCGPVYSTRFLADSSGLLSCSEDMSIRYWDLGSFTNTVLYQGHAYPVWDLDISPYSLYFASGSHDRTARLWSFDRTYPLRIYAGHLADVDCVKFHPNSNYLATGSTDKTVRLWSAQQGNSVRLFTGHRGPVLSLAFSPNGKYLASAGEDQRLKLWDLASGTLYKELRGHTDNITSLTFSPDSSLIASASMDNSVRVWDIRNTYCSAPADGSSGELVGVYTGQMSNVLSVQFMACNLLLVTGITQENQEH; via the exons ATGAAACGAGTGCGCACCGAGCAGATTCAGATGGCTGTGTCCTGCTACCTCAAACGCCGGCAGTACGTGGACTCAGATGGTCCCCTGAAGCAAGGACTGCGGCTGTCACAGACTGCTGAGGAGATGGCAGCCAATCTCACAG TCCAGTCAGAATCTGGGTGCGCCAACATAGTGTCTGCAGCCCCATGCCAGGCAGAGCCCCAGCAATATGAAGTACAGTTTGGACGACTACGGAATTTTCTGACCG ATTCTGATTCCCAGCATAGCCATGAAGTGATGCCTCTCCTCTATCCTCTCTTTGTCTACCTCCATCTCAACCTGGTCCAGAACAGTCCGAAGAGCACAGTGGAAAGTTTTTACAGCCGCTTCCATGGAATGTTTCTGCAGAACGCTAGCCAGAAGGATGTCATTGAGCAGCTACAGACCACTCAAACCATCCAGGACATCCTGTCTAACTTCAAGCTTCGAGCATTCCTAGATAACAAGTACGTGGTCCGTCTCCAAGAAGACAGCTACAACTACCTTATCCGCTACCTCCAAAGTGACAACAACACAGCCCTGTGCAAAGTCCTCACCTTGCATATCCATCTTGATGTGCAGCCTGCCAAGAGAACAGACTACCAACTCTATGCCAGTGGCAGCTCCTCAAGAAGTGAGGGCAATGGCTTAGAAGGCACTGACATGCCTGCCCCTATTCTGCAGAACGAGGCTGCCCTGGAGGTCTTGCAGGAGAGCATTAAGCGGGTCAAGGATGGCCCCCCCTCCCTCACTACCATCTGTTTCTATGCCTTCTATAACACAGAGCAGCTTTTGAACACTGCAGAAATCTCCCCAGATAGCAAGCTGCTTGCTGCTGGGTTTGACAACTCCTGTATAAAACTGTGGAGTTTACGATCCAAGAAGTTAAAATCAGAACCCCATCAAGTAGACGTGTCCCGCATCCACTTGGCTTGTGATATTCTGGAAGAGGAG GATGATGAGGATGATAACGCAGGCACAGAGATGAAGATACTGAGGGGACACTGTGGACCAGTGTACAGCACAAGGTTCCTCGCAGACAGCTCAGGGTTGCTCTCTTGTTCCGAAGACATGTCCATTAGGTACTGGGACCTCGGAAGTTTCACCAACACTGTGTTGTACCAAGGACATGCCTATCCTGTGTGGGACCTGGACATAAGCCCATATAGCCTGTACTTTGCCAGCGGGTCCCATGACCGCACTGCAAGGCTGTGGTCATTTGATCGGACGTACCCACTGAGAATATATGCAGGACACCTGGCAGATGTGGACTGTGTCAAATTCCACCCTAATTCAAACTACTTAGCTACAGGCTCAACCGACAAGACTGTCCGGCTGTGGAGTGCTCAGCAGGGGAACTCCGTGAGGCTCTTCACAGGCCACCGTGGCCCTGTGCTTTCTCTTGCCTTTTCTCCAAACGGTAAGTACTTGGCATCAGCTGGCGAGGACCAGCGTTTGAAGCTATGGGACTTGGCTTCTGGGACCCTTTATAAAGAATTAAGAGGCCATACGGACAATATCACCAGCCTCACCTTCAGTCCTGACAGTAGTTTGATTGCCTCTGCATCCATGGACAACTCTGTGCGAGTCTGGGACATTAGGAACACTTACTGCAGTGCACCTGCTGATGGCTCCTCCGGTGAACTCGTGGGTGTATACACCGGGCAGATGAGCAATGTACTGAGTGTGCAGTTCATGGCCTGTAACCTTCTTCTAGTGACTGGAATCACACAAGAAAATCAggaacattaa
- the TAF5L gene encoding TAF5-like RNA polymerase II p300/CBP-associated factor-associated factor 65 kDa subunit 5L isoform X2 produces MPLLYPLFVYLHLNLVQNSPKSTVESFYSRFHGMFLQNASQKDVIEQLQTTQTIQDILSNFKLRAFLDNKYVVRLQEDSYNYLIRYLQSDNNTALCKVLTLHIHLDVQPAKRTDYQLYASGSSSRSEGNGLEGTDMPAPILQNEAALEVLQESIKRVKDGPPSLTTICFYAFYNTEQLLNTAEISPDSKLLAAGFDNSCIKLWSLRSKKLKSEPHQVDVSRIHLACDILEEEDDEDDNAGTEMKILRGHCGPVYSTRFLADSSGLLSCSEDMSIRYWDLGSFTNTVLYQGHAYPVWDLDISPYSLYFASGSHDRTARLWSFDRTYPLRIYAGHLADVDCVKFHPNSNYLATGSTDKTVRLWSAQQGNSVRLFTGHRGPVLSLAFSPNGKYLASAGEDQRLKLWDLASGTLYKELRGHTDNITSLTFSPDSSLIASASMDNSVRVWDIRNTYCSAPADGSSGELVGVYTGQMSNVLSVQFMACNLLLVTGITQENQEH; encoded by the exons ATGCCTCTCCTCTATCCTCTCTTTGTCTACCTCCATCTCAACCTGGTCCAGAACAGTCCGAAGAGCACAGTGGAAAGTTTTTACAGCCGCTTCCATGGAATGTTTCTGCAGAACGCTAGCCAGAAGGATGTCATTGAGCAGCTACAGACCACTCAAACCATCCAGGACATCCTGTCTAACTTCAAGCTTCGAGCATTCCTAGATAACAAGTACGTGGTCCGTCTCCAAGAAGACAGCTACAACTACCTTATCCGCTACCTCCAAAGTGACAACAACACAGCCCTGTGCAAAGTCCTCACCTTGCATATCCATCTTGATGTGCAGCCTGCCAAGAGAACAGACTACCAACTCTATGCCAGTGGCAGCTCCTCAAGAAGTGAGGGCAATGGCTTAGAAGGCACTGACATGCCTGCCCCTATTCTGCAGAACGAGGCTGCCCTGGAGGTCTTGCAGGAGAGCATTAAGCGGGTCAAGGATGGCCCCCCCTCCCTCACTACCATCTGTTTCTATGCCTTCTATAACACAGAGCAGCTTTTGAACACTGCAGAAATCTCCCCAGATAGCAAGCTGCTTGCTGCTGGGTTTGACAACTCCTGTATAAAACTGTGGAGTTTACGATCCAAGAAGTTAAAATCAGAACCCCATCAAGTAGACGTGTCCCGCATCCACTTGGCTTGTGATATTCTGGAAGAGGAG GATGATGAGGATGATAACGCAGGCACAGAGATGAAGATACTGAGGGGACACTGTGGACCAGTGTACAGCACAAGGTTCCTCGCAGACAGCTCAGGGTTGCTCTCTTGTTCCGAAGACATGTCCATTAGGTACTGGGACCTCGGAAGTTTCACCAACACTGTGTTGTACCAAGGACATGCCTATCCTGTGTGGGACCTGGACATAAGCCCATATAGCCTGTACTTTGCCAGCGGGTCCCATGACCGCACTGCAAGGCTGTGGTCATTTGATCGGACGTACCCACTGAGAATATATGCAGGACACCTGGCAGATGTGGACTGTGTCAAATTCCACCCTAATTCAAACTACTTAGCTACAGGCTCAACCGACAAGACTGTCCGGCTGTGGAGTGCTCAGCAGGGGAACTCCGTGAGGCTCTTCACAGGCCACCGTGGCCCTGTGCTTTCTCTTGCCTTTTCTCCAAACGGTAAGTACTTGGCATCAGCTGGCGAGGACCAGCGTTTGAAGCTATGGGACTTGGCTTCTGGGACCCTTTATAAAGAATTAAGAGGCCATACGGACAATATCACCAGCCTCACCTTCAGTCCTGACAGTAGTTTGATTGCCTCTGCATCCATGGACAACTCTGTGCGAGTCTGGGACATTAGGAACACTTACTGCAGTGCACCTGCTGATGGCTCCTCCGGTGAACTCGTGGGTGTATACACCGGGCAGATGAGCAATGTACTGAGTGTGCAGTTCATGGCCTGTAACCTTCTTCTAGTGACTGGAATCACACAAGAAAATCAggaacattaa